Genomic segment of Plasmodium vinckei vinckei genome assembly, chromosome: PVVCY_10:
TTGAACATAATTTAGAGAAATTAAATATGcttgataaaaaatggaatgaTAAAACTTATGATGAACAAATagacatttattttaacttCAAGGagaaacataaaaatgatggaacaaataaattaagtgatacaaatattttttttgataatttaaaaaatgacaaaatACAGTTACATAAACATCAAGGGATTGTCTCTATTCCCAATGAAAGAAATAACATTATAAGAAATGATCATGACATAAACTCAGGAGTCCACATTTTAATgaaagaaaacaaaaattttaattggTGGTATAagtcatattttatatttagtttaacgaaaaataaaaacaatttcaACCAAATATGtgcaataaaaaattttaagaaAGTTAATcatttattgaaaaaaaacaaaaatgaaataataaataatcccatatatatatatagtaccAGATCTAAAGGTGGTAAcgaattttatataacatataataatgtcAATAAATgcttttctatttttatgcccccatttttaatatattttaataaagatAAGTGGgtactttttaatttgaatgaatataattcaCAGGAtcaaagaaaagaaaattcaCGTCTTATgttaaacattttaattgAGCTATTTCTTTCTATTcgtatgatatattttaaaaaaaaaattataagaaaACTTAAAGTATACCTTTTGGAAAGAACATTAAAGGGTTACGCACGATGTAGAATGGCTAGtgtgaaaaataaaagttttaATTGTAGAAAGGCTAGTAgcaaattaaatgaaaagaGCAACATAACATATGAATACACATTTTACTCAGTGATcgacaatttttttttagcacaaggtgaaaattatttagggaataataaattattcaaaaagATTAAAAagattttattaaaatgcgctaattttagtaaatatgtttgctttaaattttcaaaaacaAAGGTGGAACATATTTGTGCTTGTATTCATGATTTGGTCTCTTGGGCTAATAAATTCGAGCacgaaatatttaaaaatggaagGAAAgaacatgtatatatacattttgtgcaaaaaaaaactaatttACTTCCGAATTGTATTAATGAGAGTTGTGATAAAAGTAATGCAATTAGTAAAAGGGAAAATACAACCTTCCataaaatttgttcatTCAAAATAACATCATATAAGGATAAAATATTCCAAATAAGTAAAAACATATGTAtgcatttatttcatctttttaaatcattagAGAAATCATTAAATTGGgatacaatatatatactaaaaCATGcacaatttattttattgcggttcccatatatatgttatacCATATGTTATAGTAAAAGGAAAGTTCAAAACTTAAAAAGGGTATTATGTAGAGCATATATACGGTATGGAAGTATGTGGTtttgcaaaaaatatttgaaaaatacacataaaaatatcttatatttaataaaaaagaaaaaaaagaaactaTTATGGAATACCTTTCTGAATAAGAAagacatttttttgttttggtacttattaaaaatccaaaagttattattatatttttatttatgtatgaTCACAAATTATTgtgcaaaaaaaagtttacGTTGTTGTTGTTACTGTTCAGCtaagaagaaaaaagacATATTCTCCATAAGAGAAAAAGAACCAAAACAAGtttcatatacatataacaTGCTGCATAAAACCTTTACCGATTTaattaaagaaattaaaagcgaaaaacaaaaaaaaaaaatatttttacattttagaaaaaatgcaaatattAGCTGTTTGTGTAAGGTAAAAAGCAGTACATTTTATGAACAGTCAGAAAAATCTAGCTATTTTGATTGTTACAAAAaagctaaaaaaaaaaaaaaaaaaatagctttTACACTAAAAAGTGTacatatgaataaatactttttaaaaaataaaagaaatgtgcaaattatacaaaatggTAATAATAACCAAAAGGAAGAAATAGTTAAGGATACCAGCCAAACACAAAACAACATACtacaaaatgaatatcCCATAGAAGAAAAAAGCTGTTTAAAACAAGAAAGTTATTGTAACTTTTTCAAGTTGaagaatatgaaaaaattaatcataaaatatggaGATTGCTTAACTACAAAAATCAATAACGAATTTAATagatcaaaaaaaaagcatatttttttaaacgcAAATAAAGTAAAGCACGAACTAGTAAAAATAGCACACCTTTTCCAATATGAAGCgaaaaatgttattaaCTTTATTAATATGATATACAAAGGAACAAGCCAAACAAcatttgaaatatatactaaGGAAAACCTCaatgatgataaaaatatacacgATGAAAACATTActagttataaaaataaagaaagagaaaaaatgaaagacAATTTACAAGAAGTTAGTCAGACAATTACTCTTTTACTGTCTAAAGAAATAcaagttaataaaaatttgtctgtttataatatatcaccaataattttaaaagaaaaaaaatcatatataaacaaaaatgaaaaaataaattgtaaaataataagagaatttttttattcatcaGAATATTCacttaataaaatatacaataataGTAATGTACATAAGTatcatattaaattaaattatttagccttttttataaatggaCATATGACATATTCGgttgatattttttgcaaCAACTATGAAAAgctaaatatatcaaaagataaaatatattttttaaacataaataaaaattatttaattaaaaatatattcattgaAACAACTTTGTATTTTATAGAGTATGTTTTTTCACACATACCTGAAATTGCTACATTTATTAAAGCTAACAAGTACAATAAGAATaagagaaataaaaatacatttgatatatataaaatattatgctATGAAGTGAAcgaaaatgaatataaactaaaaaaaaagattaaaataaaaaaaaacggaaAATTTGttcttaaaatatttatattcccAAAGGAAAAcatcctttttttatattcttacGAGAATAAGATCAGTGAAAAGATTGGCAAAATATGTAATCCCATTGTAgttaaatttttcaaacaaGATAAATACTATGAGACATTTTTAGAAAGCTCATATTTAGGAGTATATGATAATTAGTATGCTGGGAAATATAGGGCACACTACTATCCAAAATACGAACTTTCCTCTTGTAAAGTTATTATAAACtttgtttttgtttttttttgttgtatatgtatatatttatttatttacttatttCCTTATTATTTGCTTTCCTACTTATTtactacattttttaaatgtgtgtggagaaaaatatattaaaataaaaactcTATAACAATTGAAGACTCATGGATAATGAGCAtttatatagtatatattatttttataagaaaAGGGAATTGCATAGACAATAATGAGTGTATAGTGCTTTacacataataaatataaacttaCGGAAAAGGTATAGGTGGGCAATAATGTAAATACATTTGGACcgtatattaaaaaaaaatgtaaaaaattataaaaaaataaaaaataaaataattgtaaaatataacaattaatatttacaatttgTTGACAATGCCATTCATCGAAATTAATAGTTTGCTAATTTTATTGTTCTATGAagcattaaaaataaacgaatatataatataaatataattttcattattattttgaatatttttatgtttgtttgtttatttgtttttaattcagctattttatagttttatttacttatttCGATAGCTTTTGTATTACATACCTATTAAATGTGTGCATACTAATTTTCTACAATTTTCCCTTTTGTttgaactttttttttggtaccaattttataaaaagttttgtcaacatttttttcgttttttaaattgtcatgctcatttttcatattttccaAGTGGCACAAAAGTGACTATGAAGAcacaacaaaataaaaaagatttGGCATCATGCtatgaaaaaatttcttataaattttcaaatgtACAATATTCAGTTGATAATGGAAACTTAGAAATATTACATGGAATTAGGGGAATGATACTCccacaaaaaataacaattatAATGGGACCAAGTGGAAGCGGAAAAACAACATTGTTAAATGTTTTATCAATGCAAATAACAGATGGGGTTAAAGGaaactttttaattaatgatCAACCtagaacaaaaaatttaaaacatcATATGGGATATGTATTACAAgatgattatttttttgcaaaTTTAACAGTATATAAAACTTTAGAATTTGCAGCtagaataaaattaaaaataaaaaataacaaacaATTAGAagatttaattaattctgttttaaatattatggaTTTATCACATGTTAAGCATACAATAGTTGGAAATGCATTTATAAGAGGTATAAGTGGTGGGCAAAGAAAAAGATTATCTATAGCCACTGAAATATTATCTAACCCacctttattatttatggaTGAACCAACTAGCGGTTTAGATTCTGCAGCAGCCCTATCGCTAGTTGAATGCATGCAAAAAATGTCTAGATTTTCAAATACTACTATTTTATCGTCTTTACATCAACCTAGCAGTCAAATCTTTGAAAAATTTGACAAATTAATTGCTATCAATAGTGGttacataatatatcagGGTAAAACTACTGATTTAAAtacttatttaaaaaaaatcggTTTTATATGTCCACGTGGTTGGAATATAGCTGACTATTTAATGGAAATACTGGCtatcaaaaaatttgaacctatatatttagagaattataataaatatatagcatTTGATGAAAAAGAAGGATATTACATGGATTTAAATTCAATTGATAATACAGTGATTCATGATGATCATGATAatgaagtaaaaaataatgaaaaattcgAAAATAATTCTAATGTAAATGATCAAATTTTATCgtcaaataatatttcccAACAAAATTTAGATAATGAAATGAAAACCCTAGATGAAGATTCAAGCAAATTAAAGTCTATTGAATTGCTAATTTCACTTGATATGAAAAAAGCTTCATACATGATGCAAcatctatatttattaattagaGGATTAAAAAGATTTGTAGTAGATGAATTaactattataaaaataatagattTATCTATCACATTAACTATATTTGGATTCTTATGGTCAAAAGCCTTTTCAGATCCACATCGAGTTTTAGATTCGATGGgtgctattttttttattatagcTTATTGGACATATTATCCAGCAtatttatctttatatgcatttcCTTCTGAAAGAGTTATAATTGCTAAAGAAAGAAATGTTAAAACTTATCAAGTtagtaattattttttgtcacAAGCATTAGctgaatttatattttttttttgtttaatcGCTGTATGGAGTATATTTTCACATATAGCATTATATGGCTCATTCAAGTTTGATGTATATATTGGCTTTGTATTTGTTATTACATTAAATGCCTTAATAAGTAGTTCTTTAGGATATTTTGTATCAACATTATTTGACAATTTAAGTAGAGCTGTTAGTTTAGTATCTGTTACACTTTTAACGATGACCTTATCAAATGGTTTCTATGTTGAAGTTGCAAAATTAAAACCTCctgtaaaatatttgcaATGGCTTTCTTTTCAAACATATACAGCTTCAGCCTTAGCCAAAATCAAATTTAGTGAACTATTTATAGAATGTCTACCTAATGATATGTCACTTGAAtgtcaaaatataaatcaaatTCCAGGAAATATGGTTATCAAACAAAGATTTgcaaatatacaaatttatatatccatatttattttactcGCTTTTTATCTTACTATTAAGACATGGACATATATTTCTCTTAGATGGTCTAACGCACTGAGAATGAAATAAGACAATGTAAAACCATTGCGCTAAAAATGCATTACAATTAACAATGCTATAACTGGCAATATTTGTATACCAAGTAATAGGAAAACGTTTGCAAATTCGCAACTAATAAACATGTCTTAcatgataaaaattaagtGCCTCCTCATTGTATGGAGTCTATTATTTTGcctatttatttgttcatactttatttgttaattttttttataaactttttttcattattttttttattaatttttgcaAATATCCCACACAAACTCATATAAACAAGTCCTAAACATGTGTTAATTATGAAAACGGTAAAATAGtgttaaacatatttttgccatatttttttatcatatttttttaccacatttttttaccaTGTTTTACTAAATAATCATTTTACTCTCTCCGAgctataaaacaaaatatctCATTACATACGCAGACACATGGAAATATGTGCGTATGTACAAAAAAAACtctcataatattttcccAATTTAAGTTACCCcgcaaatatattttactcCCCCACCCTCTACAGAATATTAAACATTAGCATAgtttattcattttgataatttcatatctttattaatttacccatttttttttatttcattttatttctattatttataaaaagacATTTCCTATGTCGAACACAATTTATTtgaacgaaaaaaaaacagaagGAAAGTATTTTTATCCCAATGGAAACATATACATAGgggaatttaaaaataataaatttcatGGACATGGTAAGTTAAAATGTGGGTAAAAAAAGAGATTTACATtgtctttatatttaaaaatggcAAAACTAATAGTACTACTATTTTTCCATAACATTCCCACAATTTTTATGCCCCgcacacatttttttttcacgtGTTTATAGGCTCGTTAATTTTTAAGGGGAAAGGAGAATACAAAGGGATATGGGAAAACGGAAAAAGTATTAGTgggaattattattttaatgatggcttaaaatatgaaaacaCATGGGATTATTTAACTGATTtcccatatttttataatgaagaaataaataaaaatgaaattatttatcaaaaagaaaaaagaaatgaatatttaGACAATATATACGATATaggtataaaaaattattactttttttttgcactagtaaaaaaatacacacatataGATAGTATAGGCAAAAATTTAagtactttttttttatcatttttagcTACACATAATTTATACATGTGCATTTTTCCCTATAattaatgtattttttttcccttataattaatgtattttttttatttccccttcgaacattttctttttttttaaggtGATGGATACTATAAAATCGATGAAAATTGTGTGTATACTTTTGAGGATAACAAGGAAATAAGGAGAGTAAATGCGcgtgaaaaaaattggatAAAGGATCATTGTGctaaatattgaaaatacaGATACATAGAAGTACTGTCTTGTGTTTTCCAATTGTAACATAAACTTTTGCTTACATAAAAATCGATCCATATATATCCGTATGGCTACATAAAAATCGATCCATATATATCCGTATGGCTACATAAAAATCGATCCATATATATCCGTATGGCTACATAAAAATCGATCCATATATATCCGTATGGCTGCATAAAAATCGATCCATATATATCGTATGgctacataaaaataagtttttcattttgtctTATACCCcttttaaatacaaaattgtGTTTACATTTTTCACTTTTACATCTCCATATTTTACTGCTGCATTTGTTCCTTCTCTATACCGCTTAACAACGGGAACAAACCCACTCCGATTTTCAACATCCTTAATGTTAATCATACTGAATAATTAATCCATTTCTCATccatttcaaaaaaaaactatattattttaaaccCCATTTTCAACAATGATAGATTACTATTATTGCTATACAAACAATAAAAGTGAAATCAGGAAAGAATGTAAATTCAGTAAATCTAAGAGTCAAATTGTTGGAAGAATAGAACCAAATAAtgaactaaaaaaaaaatacatgtataaagaaaatataaattataatggtgaaaatattaaaaaatatagtgaagaatatattaatattgaaAGTGTAAAATTAGagaataaatttttttatcatagtGAAGGAGGATGGACAAAAGATATTGATATTAGTGAGcatcaaaataaattaaaatatataaaacgattagataaagatataaatttaataaatagttTAAAATATCTTATGAGTGaaacaacaaaaataattaataaaaataattgtataaatatatatgaagaatatttcaaagatgatattaaaaatgaagaacattttaaaattaaatcttTATTAGTAATTAAAGATAAActtagaaaatataatagatTTGTTACATCTATTAAATGGGCAAATGATAATACACATAAAATAGCTATATCTTATTGtgtaaataattatcaaaaggttttaaataatactcCTAAAAATTGTCTATTATATAATcttaatgaaataaataatccTTATCAAACTTTATATTCTAaatcatttataaaatgtttaaaatttaatcataaaaattcaGATCTATTATTAGCAGGTTCCTATGATGGTACTATTAATTTATGGGacttaagaaaaaaaaataatttatgtgAATCATCCTCTATAAATTCAagtcataaaaatattgttaatGATGTTACATGGTTACAAACTAAAACAAACAATCAATGTCTTTCTACATCTAGTGATGGTTTATGCCTAATTTGGGATATTAGAAATCTTTCAAATCATGTTGaatctttttatttaaataaagatcCAGCTGATCTTTCtgatttatttgaaaaatcaaatatCGTTTCAAATAATTTGCCTGGAACAATTTCTGCACCTAATCcaacaaaaaatacattagATGAACCCACTACATCTAAAATAGATACCACTGatgataattattatagtGCAAACTATATTGAATGGTGTTTAGAAGCTGGACcatcaaaaatattacttGGAACAGATGAaggatatattttatcattatcaaaaagacaatcaaaaaatttagaacttctacaaaaatatggaataCCAAATGAAAAACATTTATCTGCTATTACAAGCATAAAAAGAGtttcaataaatttaaaatatttcttatcTACCGATAAATGGGGTTTTAATATATGGTCTGAAGATATTAAATTTCCAATCATctcaaattattataatgaacctataattaataaaggACATTGGATTCATGAttctccattttttattttaacaaGAAAAGATGGCTATTTAGATTTTTGGAATATTCTTTCCAATTTTAATGAACCCATtattaaacataaaatatgtaattcTTCTATAACAGAAATAGATGCAcacacaaataataaatatctaTCTTTAGGAAATGAAGAAGGtgatatacatatattaaaactTGGAAAAAGTTTTTGTACAAATTCaagtgaaaataaaaatgccTTAGATGAATTACTTGAAAGAGAAtcaaaaagagaaaaaaatctAGAATATATTAGAAAACAACTTaattgtattaaaaaaaaaaaagaatactTATCCTTTTCAGATATACAAATCCAAGACCAACAAGTTGAACAAACTGAACAAATTTACAATTCAATTCGTCAGTAATCAAGAAGAAAATAGTTAcatcataattatatttttttctcacTATACATCCATGAATAAGTTCCCTCCTATTTTACTATACCTTAGAATCAAATACATAGTTAAACTCATTGCATAATCAAATATGTGTACTaataaacttttttaatactcCCCCATTTagttattcattttttataatgttcataattttcacaattttaatatatatctcTCAGTACAACACCTCTGATTTTCATTCACCCAATCTTTGGAGTAGTAGCAATGAatccaattttttttttttttactccCAACTACTATACTAAAAATGTactattacatttttataagtatTTAATAtctttctatatataatatccttttcttttcacaatttttataatgcataaattatgtttattcatttttggATGCCTTAAAGGCAAAATGCctagtaaataaaaatacgtGTCAAgggttttttattttttgaaaaatccAAAGTtgtagaaaaaaacaaaaccCCATTTTCAAGCACCAAACACGTTCTATATTTCACAGGGAATTTATCCCGCTGTTTTTCCACcttatgtttattattcCCGTTGTATTTCCactttatctttatttattgccGTTGTATTTCTactttatctttatttattgccGTTGTATTTCTactttatctttatttattgccGTTGTATTTCTactttatctttatttattgccgttgttatttattattttgctattataatttactattcatttttactGCTTATTTTACTGCTTATTTActtcttattattttttattacccTTTGCTCTTTTTTccttaaatatatttgggAAGCTCCGCAAAAAAATGggaataaattttaatcgGCTTTTTGCCAGCCCGACCCATGAATGAGTATACCCTATtatgtgcatataaataaattattaaattttgcGCCTTAGCtaattttctatttttctattttgcAACATcacttaattttatttttttttacattttttgctAGCCCACTCAATAAACAAAGTcttaatataaacaattatatCATACATACATtcatatacaatatattgGTAATGTGAATTCACGTACTTTATCGAaagaacaaataataaatataaataagtgtataaaaaatttactaTATAGATAGCTATATCTCCctctatatatacatacatatctctatatatacatactaATTTCCAGTCCCTTTGCCTACATGTTGTTGTATATCCCTTTTTTATGgatatcaaaatatatatatgcttataatagtacataaatttatactatataatttttaaaaatatataggtATATACATACCCTTTTATTGATTAcaaattttccatttttttatatttttattctatattatttaattttttttaaaagtattgggctatttttttcatcagcCTTCCCCAATTACCTACTCACATATTttactaaaaataattaaactAAAATAACTTTACCCTTACATACAATCATGTCAAAAAAGTACGTTAACactgataataataaatacgAAGGAACAGGCAAATTTTCAAACGACAAAAATGGAAATCAAAATTTTAGTGAAGACGCACTAAAGCTATTTTTCAATTCATGGGAAAAATTACataaagaagaaataaaaaatgaaaaacgGAAAAACTTTATAAAGTTTGATGAAGACGGAACAGAAAATGATAtggaaaatggaaataaagaatattttaattcgtatgcttatatacatatacatgAAGATATGATCAAAGATGAAGTAAGAACACGAAGTTATTATGACGCtattagaaaaaatgaacattTAATTAAAGATAAAATTGTATTGGATGTTGGATGTGGCACAGgcattttatcattttttgcaGCAAAACATGGAGCTAAACATGTATATAGTAtagaaaaaagtaatataaTCTATACTGCTTTAAATATAAGAgatgtaaataattt
This window contains:
- a CDS encoding ABC transporter G family member 2, putative, encoding MKTQQNKKDLASCYEKISYKFSNVQYSVDNGNLEILHGIRGMILPQKITIIMGPSGSGKTTLLNVLSMQITDGVKGNFLINDQPRTKNLKHHMGYVLQDDYFFANLTVYKTLEFAARIKLKIKNNKQLEDLINSVLNIMDLSHVKHTIVGNAFIRGISGGQRKRLSIATEILSNPPLLFMDEPTSGLDSAAALSLVECMQKMSRFSNTTILSSLHQPSSQIFEKFDKLIAINSGYIIYQGKTTDLNTYLKKIGFICPRGWNIADYLMEILAIKKFEPIYLENYNKYIAFDEKEGYYMDLNSIDNTVIHDDHDNEVKNNEKFENNSNVNDQILSSNNISQQNLDNEMKTLDEDSSKLKSIELLISLDMKKASYMMQHLYLLIRGLKRFVVDELTIIKIIDLSITLTIFGFLWSKAFSDPHRVLDSMGAIFFIIAYWTYYPAYLSLYAFPSERVIIAKERNVKTYQVSNYFLSQALAEFIFFFCLIAVWSIFSHIALYGSFKFDVYIGFVFVITLNALISSSLGYFVSTLFDNLSRAVSLVSVTLLTMTLSNGFYVEVAKLKPPVKYLQWLSFQTYTASALAKIKFSELFIECLPNDMSLECQNINQIPGNMVIKQRFANIQIYISIFILLAFYLTIKTWTYISLRWSNALRMK
- a CDS encoding dynein-associated protein, putative yields the protein MIDYYYCYTNNKSEIRKECKFSKSKSQIVGRIEPNNELKKKYMYKENINYNGENIKKYSEEYINIESVKLENKFFYHSEGGWTKDIDISEHQNKLKYIKRLDKDINLINSLKYLMSETTKIINKNNCINIYEEYFKDDIKNEEHFKIKSLLVIKDKLRKYNRFVTSIKWANDNTHKIAISYCVNNYQKVLNNTPKNCLLYNLNEINNPYQTLYSKSFIKCLKFNHKNSDLLLAGSYDGTINLWDLRKKNNLCESSSINSSHKNIVNDVTWLQTKTNNQCLSTSSDGLCLIWDIRNLSNHVESFYLNKDPADLSDLFEKSNIVSNNLPGTISAPNPTKNTLDEPTTSKIDTTDDNYYSANYIEWCLEAGPSKILLGTDEGYILSLSKRQSKNLELLQKYGIPNEKHLSAITSIKRVSINLKYFLSTDKWGFNIWSEDIKFPIISNYYNEPIINKGHWIHDSPFFILTRKDGYLDFWNILSNFNEPIIKHKICNSSITEIDAHTNNKYLSLGNEEGDIHILKLGKSFCTNSSENKNALDELLERESKREKNLEYIRKQLNCIKKKKEYLSFSDIQIQDQQVEQTEQIYNSIRQ